In the genome of Arthrobacter alpinus, the window GATGGTCGCAATCGGTCCTCACCTTCCTCCTTGAGCAGCGATCCGTTTCGGCGGTAGGCCATGAGCAGACCGACACAGATCCGGGCGGGGCCACCTCCCGCAATGATTTCAGTCTGGAAACGTACGTATTGAAGCAGAACCGGTGGCAGATCGAGCTCTTGGCGAACTTGAGTGGAATCCCGGAAACCGGTGCTGCCCTCGTCGCAACATGGCCAAAGCCACTGCACGGCAGCGGCTTTCCGGCCCGGGTTTTTGCCATCCACTAGGAAGCCCCAATCCACGGCTAGAATCAGATCCATGCCAAAGACATCAAGTATGGGGCGTGGCATTCAGGCCATCCTCGCCGTCGGTACTCGAAACGCCCAAGGCCTCCCCGGCGGAACAGTTGCCGACATCGCAGCCGATCTCGACAAGGACCGCAGCCAGGTTTCCCGAAGCCTGCGCGGCGCACAACTGGAGGGTTTTCTCGACCGCACAGATCAGCGGTCCTACACCTTGGACTGGTCCCTGTTCACCGATGCCCAACTCCTCACCGAGCAGCGCTTGCAGGCCGACGGCGCAACAGCATTGGAGGGCCTGGCTGGCGAGACGGCCGAAGGTTGTTTTTTGGGAGTGCTGAGCGGGGACAGCACGGTGACCATCGGCGAGCAGGTACCCGCCAGCAGCAATATGATCGGCTCTTGGCTGGGCCGGCCATACCCTGCCTACTGCAGTGACGCCGGCCAGGCACTCCTGTGGGAAGCCACGGACGCCGAAGTTCGAACAGTTTTTCCCGTCGCAGCCTTCGTCCGTCACGGCCCCAACACACCCAACGACGTCGAGGATTTTTTGGCACGGCTCAATGACGCGCGGGCACGTGGATACTCGATCGTCGACGAGGAAGCAGAACCCGGCCTCTATTCCATGGCTGTCCCGATCCGTGATTTCAAGGGCGACGTGGTGGCTGCATTGCAAATAGTGGGCCCAAAAACGCGTCTAGAACCCCGGACAGAGCACTGCGCCGCCGCCCTGACGAAGTGGGGAACGTGGCTGGAGTCCAGGCTTGGCTATTCGCTGCCGCAGCAATAGAACCAGCCGGGCATTGCCCTAGGCGATGCATCTTGCCCTAGTTGGCGTAGGCGGTGAGCCGCTCGGCAGCATCGATGAGAGTCTTCGCGATCTTTTTCTCCTTGGAACGAACCTTGGCGCTGTCACCCAGGACGCTGATCGCGGCCAAAATATTGCCGTTCGGGGTCCGGATGGGAACGGCGAGCTCGTGGACGCCATGCTCGAACTCCTCGGCGGCCACAACAAAGCCGCGCGATCTGTCACGTTCCATAAGCTCGTTGACTTCAGACGGTGCATGAGCGGCACTCGGACCGCCGACGCCGATAAAGTTGACGTCCTTGAGGAGCGTTTCCAGGGCCTCCTCGCTGTGGTCCCACAAGAGCGCCCGGCCCGATCCGGTACACCAGACGGGGGTCACCATGCCGGGCTTTACAAAGCTTCCTGGCAGTCCCTGGTTGGTGGATGATCGCAGGAGAATGACGCGGCAGCCGTCCCGGACCGAAACTCTGCCTTTGAGACCAAACTGGGCCACAAGGGAAACAAGTTCGGCTCGGGCTTCGCGGATCCAGCCGGAGTTGAGTGAGGACGCCAAGGTGAAGAAGCGGGAACCGGTCCGAAACGGGCCCTTGTCAACACGTTCCAACAGTCCCAAGTCGCACAATTCGCGCGTCAGCCGAGACACCCTGCTTTGTTCCATGCCCAGCTCTGAGGCGAGCTGCGAAACACCGAGGAGCCGCCGTCCCCACTTTTCCCGGTCCGCAACGAGCCTCACAATCCGAAGGCCCTGTGACATGGACGATGATTCTGAGGAAATTTCCACTCTTCACGCTCCTTCCGTCCCATTTAGCCCAGCCTATTCTGACATGCCCTTCTCAGTGAGCAGGAAGCGGTGGCCACCAGCCCACACGGTGTAGAGGTCCGCCAGGATTGCAAAGTTGGCTTTTTCCAGTTCGGAGGGCGTGATCTCCTCGTTTCCCTGCCGACCGAAAAGCACCACTTCGTCACCCGGAGACACCCCGGCCAGATCTGTAACGTCCACCATCATGGAGTTCATGGAAACCAGGTCCACGATGGCGGCACGTTTGCCGCGGATGAGCACGTCGCCACCAACTGCCAGTGCTCGCCGGTATCCATCGCCGTAACCCACGGTCACTGACGCCAGCAGAGAGTCCCGTTTCAAAGTATGGGACTGGCCGTATCCCACGTTGCTGCCGGCCGCATAACTATTGACCGAGGCCACCCGCGCCTTGAAGGTCAGGCACCGCCGAAACATCCCCACCAAAGGATCCGAATCCCCATAAATAACCGCGCCTGCACGGACCATGTCCAGCCAAGAGGCGGGCACATGCTGCGCGGCATAGGAATTTGCGCAATGAAGCAGGACATCCTGCCGGCGCGTCCCCGTGAGCCGGAGCAGGGTCATGGCTTGGTCTTGAAAACGCAGGATGGCCTGTTCTATATGCTGTACGTCGTCGCGGGGGAAGTGAGTCATAATTCCAGCCAGCTCAAGCCCCGCTTGGCTGAGAATTTCCACCGCGCAGGCCTGGCCCGACGCCGTCGAAACATCCAGGCTATGCCTACTGATCCCGGATGCGTTGATGTCCAGATGGATCTTGATTGTTCTTCCCGATGTGGCAGCGATGTCCTGCATTGCCCAGGCGCTCTGCGGGTCCGCAACGAGCTCTTCGATGTCATGCTCCATCCCCGCTTTGACCTCTTGCGGGGCGGCGGCCCGGACTCGCATAATCCGGCCCTTGTGGCCGCAGCGGCGGGCGATGGCTGCTTCCTCATTACTTCCCACGCCTATGTACGGAACCTCCAACCGCACCAGCGATGGCATGAGCAGCTCGGCTCCGTGGCCATAGGCATCAGATTTGACTACTGCACAGAGGAGAGCCTGACCTTCAATCATGGAAAGGACGTCGCGGACATTTGATTCGAAGGCACCTGCATCAATTTCCAGCCACGTGCCGACGTTGTGGATCGAGGTACTTACGTCTGTCAAAAGGTGTTGTGGATTCATATCTTGTCATTCGTCAAGCAGCCTCGCGCCTGGGCCAGCAAAGCCCCAGGCGCGAGGCTGGGTAAGTGATGTGGAGGGGCGTGCTATGCCTTTTCGCTTGCTCGTGACTTGCGGCCGTACTTGAAGTAGAAGAAGGCGTAGCATGCTCCCACGAAGGGAATTCCAAAGTAGAGTGCGGCTATTTGATTCGGGTCAAAGGCAATGCCAATGAGGGAAATCAGGCATAGGGAGAACGCCAAGATCGGAACCAGAGGAAAGAACGGAGCCCGGTAAGGAAGCTCGGCAACATTGCCACCGTTCCTCACGAAGGCCCTGCGATGGAAGAAGTGTGATGCGGTGATGGACATCCAAACACCGACGACGGCGAAACCGGCCACTGAGACCAGAACCAGGTACACCGTTTCGGGAGCCACCACGCTGCTGATCAGCGAGGCTAGGCCTCCGAGCATGCTGACGGAGAGCGCAACAAGCGGGATTCCTCGTCGGGTCAACTTCTTGAGTTTGCGCGGTGCATGCCCCTCATCGGCGAGTGAGTAAAGCATCCGGGCGCATGAGAAGAGTCCGCTGTTGCCCGCCGATAAGAGGGCCGTGATGATGACGAAGTTCATGATGTCGGCAGCATAAGGAATGCCGATGGATGAAAAGACCGTGACGAATGGGCTCTCGTCCAGTCCCGTCTGCTCAAAGGGAACGGTTGCGGCGATAACTGCAATGGCTCCAACAAAGAAGATCAGCAGGCGTATGACTGTGCTTCGCATGGCTTTCGGGATGTTGGTGGCCGGGTCCGAAGTTTCACCCGCGGCAACACCAATTAGCTCCGATCCCGAGAACGCGTAGAACACCGCTAGTGCTGTGACGAGCACGCCGGTGAAGCCGTTCGGGAACAGACCGCCGCTGGTATTGAAGTTCTCAAACAAGAATGGATGATCACCGCCGCTGCTGAGCGGGTGGAAGCCAAACAATGCCGCGCCACCTAAGACGATGAGGGCAATGATCGCAGCGACTTTGATGATCGCGAACCAGAATTCTGACTCGCCAAAGAACTTTGAGGAAATTGCGTTGAGACCGAACAGGAGAGCGGCAAAAATTATGCACCAGACCCAGACGTCAATGTCTGGAAACCACCGGCGCATGAGCAGGCCGGAGGCTGTGAACTCGGATCCGATAGCCACGGCCCAGCACAGCCAGTAGAGCCACGCGGTTGCAAATCCGGTTGCGGGCCCAATCGACCTGGCCGCATAGATGTGGAAAGCACCCGAGACAGGGTAAGCGATGGCAAGCTCACCCAAGCAGGTCATCACCAGGTAGACCACGAAGGATCCTATGAGATATGCAATGACGGCACCGAGTGGCCCGGCCTGGGAAATGGTGTACCCGGAACTGAGGAACAGCCCGGATCCGATCACCCCACCCATGGCGATCATGACCAAATGTCGAGCACCCATGGACCGGCGAAGCCCGTTTTCGGCCGGCGGCGACGATGCCTGCGGGGGTTCTAGTATGACGCGTGCTGATGGTTCCATGGTGTCTCCCAAGTGTGATCAGGTCCAAAACTAAAGAAGTTGTGTAGTGCCCCGGGTCGAGCGACCACAAGATGGTTCGGCTACGCGACGGGATAGTGATGAAGGTAACACAAAACTACCCCTTTGGTCATTAAGAACATTTAATCATGCGCATGCTGCACAGTAATGATTTGTTGCGATGCATGTCGGATCGGCATGTGGATGGTCAGATTGCCCTGCTCTTCGGTCACAATCACATACTCAAACTGACGCGGAATGCCATCAAGCTTGGATAACCGAGCTAATTGATTACTTGAAGGAGCATCATGACCACCTATGACATTGCGTTGATCGGCTTTGGCGGCGTCAACAGGACCCTGGCCGAACTCATTGCCACACGCGGTGAGCAGTTGCAAACCGAGTTGGGCTTTGGCTTGAGGATCGTTGCCATCACCGACCTTCGGCTTGGATCCCTGCTTCAGCCCCAAGGCATCGAGCTTGGCATGGCGCTGAATCTAGGCAACGGCACCGAAACCTTCGCCGACCACGGTGGATCCGCAGATACAAACAATGAATCCGTCATTCGCACCAGCACGGCCGAAATTATCTGCGAGGCCACCTTCACCAACCCCCTCGACGGAGAGCCAGCCGTGTCCCACGTGCAGTGGGCCCTCGAATCGGGCAAGAGTGTCTGCACAACGAACAAGGGCCCGGTTGCCCTTCGTGGCGCTGAACTATCCGCTTTGGCGAGGCAGAACGGTGTCCACTTCGAATTCGAAGGAGCCGTCATGAGCGGCACACCGGTAATCCGCTTGGCCAAGACCATGCTGGAAGGATTGAAACTCAACGGCTTCGAAGGAATCCTCAACGGCACCAGCAATTACGTTCTGGGGCGGATGGAAGCCGGCCTAACCTTCGAGGCGGCCATCAAAGAAGCTCAGGGCCTTGGGTATGCCGAGGCCGATCCAGCCGCAGATATCGAAGGCTTCGATGTGCAGCTCAAGGTTTTGATCCTTGCAAATGAACTTCTCAATGCCGGCATCGAGCTCAAGGACGTTCAGCGACAAGGAATCTCGTCAGTGACCCCTGCTGACATTCAGAAGGCAGCCGTGGAAGGGCGGCGCTGGAAGCTGGTTGGTTCCGCGCGCAAAAACCCCGATGGGACGGTCTCGGCCGGAGTTGCTCCCGTTGCCCTCCCCTTGGATCATGGACTGGCGGGAATCTCGGCAGCCACGAACGCCGTGTCATTCGACACCGACCTTCTTGGCCCCGTCACCGTGTCAGGCCCGGGTGCTGGCCGAATCGAAACAGCTTACGCATTGCTTTCTGACATCATTGCCATCCACGCCGCCAAGACGGGTGTGGCCGCCAATGTCTGAATCAACCCTTTGCCCGCCACAAACCACGCTCCCCCAGTTCCGAATGGTGACGAGCCCCTACGATGGCGGAGTTGTCGGAACAGTTGCGCTGACCGAGGCCGGTGCCGGCGAGGTCGTCTTGGAAACCGCCCGATCCGGCGCCAGGAAGGCGCGATCGTTATCTCGGAACTCGCGTGGAAAGATTCTGGACGGAGCCGCAACAGACATCGAACACCGCAGCGAAGAGTTTGCCCGCACCATTGTTGCCGAGTCCGGCAAGACCATTCGGCAAGCCAGGAAGGAGGTCCTGCGCGCGGTCAACACCTTGCGGCTCTCCGCAGCAGAAGCTCGACGGAATTCTGGCGACGTCATCCCGTTTGACTCCTATGAGGGTTCGGAGGACCGGACAGGCTGGTACTCGCGAGAGCCGCTGGGCATCATTGCAGCAATCACGCCCTTCAACGATCCACTCAACTTGGTGGCACACAAAATTGGGCCGGCAATCGCCGGTGGCAACGCGATCATTCTCAAGCCTTCTGCCCTGACCCCCTTGTCCGCCCAGTTGCTCACGGATGCCCTCGTGGACGCCGGGCTCCCCTCGGAGGTTCTCACGATCGTCCACGGCGATCGGGAGGTGGCTCAATCCATCATCCGCTCACGCGATGTTCGCATGGTTTCCTTCACCGGTGGATTCTCCACCGGCGAGAGCATCGCCCGGACGGCCGGCCTGAAGAAACTCTCCATGGACCTTGGCGGGAACGCACCGGTCATCGTGATGAGCGATGCTGACCTTGACGCGGCCGTCGAATCTTGTGTTTCCGGAGCGTTCTGGGCAGCCGGACAAAATTGCGTGGGCGTGCAGCGGATCCTTGTTGCCGAAGCTGTGTACGTTGAGTTCCGCCGCCGATTCCTTGAGGCCACGGCTCGTCTGCTCAGTGGAGATCCTTCAGATGAGCGAACCGATGTTGGGCCCATGATCAGCCAGACTGCCTTGCATGAACTTCGCACGAAATTGGATGAAGCAATCGACGCCGGCGCCGTCTTGCTGGCCGGAAACGAAGTTGATGGCAATGTGCTGTATCCAACGGTTCTGGAGGATGTCCCTGCCACAAGCAGGCTGTGGATGGAGGAAGCCTTCGGTCCCCTTGTCATGCTGCAGGCTTTCCAGACGTTCGACGAGGCCATCGACATTGCAAATGCCATCGAATTCAGCCTTCATGCAGGCATTTTCACCAATTCCCTGAGCCAGGCCATGCAGGCCGCCCGCCGCCTCGAGGCCGGCGGCGTGATGATCAACGATTCCTCGGACTACCGCTTCGACGGCATGCCATTTGGAGGATCCAAATACGGCAGCATGGGCCGGGAGGGCGTCCATTTTGCCTATGAAGAGATGACCCAGCCGAAGGTCATCTGTATCAAGGACTAAGGAGTTGGGAAAGGGGCTGGCAGAAGGCCCGGCCCCTTTTCCAACTTCCACGACCCAGCAGCATCGAACGTGTCCCTGCAGCAATTTTGCTTACGAATGGAAACCATGTCCACCCGCATCGAGACTGATTCACTCGGCAGCATTGCCGTTCCAAGTACCGCCTACTGGGGCGCACACACGGCCCGCGCGTTGGAAAATTTCACCCTCAGTGGCATTCCAGTATCAAGCCACCCGCACCTGGTTCGAGCCCTGGCCATGGTCAAGAACGCCGCCGCACAGGCAAACGCTGAACTTGGGATACTCACACCCCAGCAATCATGGGCAATCCAAGAATCCTGCCAAGAAATCCAGGACGGCCAACACCACGAGCAGTTCTGTGTTGACGTCATCCAAGGCGGTGCCGGAACCAGCACCAACATGAACGCCAATGAAGTGATTGCGAACCTTGCCCTGGAAAAACTGGGCCATGGTCGCGGCGAGTACCAGCACCTGCACCCCATTGACCATGTCAACCGGTGCCAATCAACCAACGACATCTATCCTTCCGCGATCAAAATTGCCTTGATTCACGCCGTGACCGGGCTGCACAGCGAACTTGGCAAGCTTGCCGAATCTGCCAGATCCAAGGGGACGGAATTCGCCACCGTCGTAAAAATGGGCAGGACCCAGCTGCAAGACGCCGTACCGATGACGCTCGGACAGGAATTTGGCGCCTTTGCCGCAACGCTGGAGGAAGACCGCACCAGGCTCATGGAGTCCGCAACGCTCATGCGCGAATGCAGCCTGGGGGCAACCGCCGTCGGCACCGGGATCACCGCAGACCCGGGATATCAGCACCTGGTTCTCCAAGCATTGTCGGCGACTTCTGGTGTCCCGGTTGTTCCTGCGCTTGACCTCATCGAGGCAACCTCGGATGTTGGGGTCTTCATGCACCTCTCCGGCATGCTGAAACGAACTGCCATCAAGCTGTCCAAAATCAGCAGTGATCTGCGGCTGCTCTCCAGTGGTCCGCAGAACGGATTTGGCGAGATCATCTTGCCACCTCGGCAGGCAGGGTCATCCATCATGCCCGGGAAAGTAAACCCGGTTTTCCCGGAAGCCATGAATCAGATTGCTTTTGCCGTGGCCGGGGCTGACACCACTGTCACGATGGCGGCAGATAACGGCCAGCTCCAACTCAATGCCTTCGAGCCCGTCATTGCCCATGTGCTCCTTCAGAGCATCTCGTGGCTCGAAAACGGGGTCCGCGCTCTTCGCACGCACTGCGTGGATGGGATTGCAGCGAATACGGAGCTGCTGGCCCGTCAGACGGCGGCCTCGGTAGGTTTGGCAACCGCACTCATTCCGGCCATCGGCTACGCGGCTGCAGCGGCAGTTGCCAATGAGGCCCTCCGGACTGGATCATCCATCATTGACATCGTCACCAGCCGGGACCTCCTGAGCAGGGCTGATGCACACGCCCTCATTGGATCGGCAACACTGCCGGTTCCCGCCGCTGTCATCGCCGCGGGTCGTTGACTCACTGGGGCTCGCCGACGCCTCCTGCGTCTCGGCGAATAACGCTGGACAGCGTCAGGGCCGTCACCGTATTTGTTACCCCGGGAAGTGCCGCCACCTGCTCCCAAATCTCTTGAATTCTCTCCAAAGTCCGGGCTTCAACCCGCAGCAAAAGATCGAAATCACCGCTGACAACATCGCACAGAATCACTTCGGGTATGGACCGCAGTGCGCTGATGACATCCGCGCCACGGACTCTGTCTTTCCGGTACACCATGAAGAACGCCGAGACGGGGCTTTGGCCCGAGGCCCCGGCAACAACCGTGTACCCCTGGATGTGGCCGTGCCGCTCCATCCGATCGATCCGTTGCCGAACTGCATTGCGTGAAAGGAGCACCTTCGTGGCCAGCTCAGCGTGGCTAATGCGCGCATTCTTCGAGAGCTCCGCAAAAATCTTCTGGTCTATCTGGTCAAGACTGGCTCGCTCCATGTTCGCCATTCACCTCAATTGCTCCCTTGGCGCAAGCCGATTTAAGCCACTCTCAAGACAGAAAGTTTTCAAGATAATGATACTTCCAGATCAAATCCATTCGTTTCTCATCGACATAACGTGCGTCCTGTTCGACATGGATGGAACGCTGCTGGATTCGGCCCCCGGAGTTACCTCAAGTGCTGCCGAAGCCCTGACTGCCGTCGGTGCCCCGGTCCCGCCACACAATGTGCTGCTTAAGTTTGTAGGTCCACCGATGCTCGAGTCATTCAGGACTGTCGCGGCTTTGGACGAAGCAACCGCTCGGCAGGCCCTCCAACACTATCGCCGAGCCTATGCTGATCACGGCGCCGAACAGTCCACGGTCTACGAAGGAATCATTCACTTGTTGGATCAGCTGGATGGCGCCGGGATCCCCATGGCTGTAGCCACGTCAAAGGTGGAGGATCAGGCCGTACGGCTGGCAGAACACTTTGATCTCGGCGGCTATTTTGTCAACATTTGCGGAGCCTCGGATGAGCTTGGGCGAGCAGACAAGACGGAGGTCATTGCAGAACTATTGCACCGTCTTGCTGCCCAGGGCATCGACGTATCCAACCCCGTGATGATTGGGGACCGTGAATATGATGTCACGGGTGCAGCCGCCCACGGCATCGCCTCGATATTCGTAACGTGGGGATACGGACAGCCGGAAGAATCCGTGGGCGCCGCGGCTATTGCATCGTCTCCGGAGGCGCTCCTGCCGATGATCTTGAACAGCAGCCCGAACCGAAATCATGCGGTACGCCGCTAACGCATAATCCACTTATTGATGTGGCGGCCACGCTGACACCTACCGGAACGCGGCGATTCCGGTGAGCTTGCGCCCCAGAATCAGCGTGTGGACCTCATCCGTCCCCTCGTAGGTCCGCACCGATTCCAGGTTGTTCGCATGGCGCATGGGCGAGTAGTCCAGGGTGATGCCGTTGCCGCCAAGG includes:
- the alr gene encoding alanine racemase; its protein translation is MTDVSTSIHNVGTWLEIDAGAFESNVRDVLSMIEGQALLCAVVKSDAYGHGAELLMPSLVRLEVPYIGVGSNEEAAIARRCGHKGRIMRVRAAAPQEVKAGMEHDIEELVADPQSAWAMQDIAATSGRTIKIHLDINASGISRHSLDVSTASGQACAVEILSQAGLELAGIMTHFPRDDVQHIEQAILRFQDQAMTLLRLTGTRRQDVLLHCANSYAAQHVPASWLDMVRAGAVIYGDSDPLVGMFRRCLTFKARVASVNSYAAGSNVGYGQSHTLKRDSLLASVTVGYGDGYRRALAVGGDVLIRGKRAAIVDLVSMNSMMVDVTDLAGVSPGDEVVLFGRQGNEEITPSELEKANFAILADLYTVWAGGHRFLLTEKGMSE
- a CDS encoding IclR family transcriptional regulator; amino-acid sequence: MPKTSSMGRGIQAILAVGTRNAQGLPGGTVADIAADLDKDRSQVSRSLRGAQLEGFLDRTDQRSYTLDWSLFTDAQLLTEQRLQADGATALEGLAGETAEGCFLGVLSGDSTVTIGEQVPASSNMIGSWLGRPYPAYCSDAGQALLWEATDAEVRTVFPVAAFVRHGPNTPNDVEDFLARLNDARARGYSIVDEEAEPGLYSMAVPIRDFKGDVVAALQIVGPKTRLEPRTEHCAAALTKWGTWLESRLGYSLPQQ
- a CDS encoding amino acid permease yields the protein MEPSARVILEPPQASSPPAENGLRRSMGARHLVMIAMGGVIGSGLFLSSGYTISQAGPLGAVIAYLIGSFVVYLVMTCLGELAIAYPVSGAFHIYAARSIGPATGFATAWLYWLCWAVAIGSEFTASGLLMRRWFPDIDVWVWCIIFAALLFGLNAISSKFFGESEFWFAIIKVAAIIALIVLGGAALFGFHPLSSGGDHPFLFENFNTSGGLFPNGFTGVLVTALAVFYAFSGSELIGVAAGETSDPATNIPKAMRSTVIRLLIFFVGAIAVIAATVPFEQTGLDESPFVTVFSSIGIPYAADIMNFVIITALLSAGNSGLFSCARMLYSLADEGHAPRKLKKLTRRGIPLVALSVSMLGGLASLISSVVAPETVYLVLVSVAGFAVVGVWMSITASHFFHRRAFVRNGGNVAELPYRAPFFPLVPILAFSLCLISLIGIAFDPNQIAALYFGIPFVGACYAFFYFKYGRKSRASEKA
- a CDS encoding aspartate ammonia-lyase, whose protein sequence is MSTRIETDSLGSIAVPSTAYWGAHTARALENFTLSGIPVSSHPHLVRALAMVKNAAAQANAELGILTPQQSWAIQESCQEIQDGQHHEQFCVDVIQGGAGTSTNMNANEVIANLALEKLGHGRGEYQHLHPIDHVNRCQSTNDIYPSAIKIALIHAVTGLHSELGKLAESARSKGTEFATVVKMGRTQLQDAVPMTLGQEFGAFAATLEEDRTRLMESATLMRECSLGATAVGTGITADPGYQHLVLQALSATSGVPVVPALDLIEATSDVGVFMHLSGMLKRTAIKLSKISSDLRLLSSGPQNGFGEIILPPRQAGSSIMPGKVNPVFPEAMNQIAFAVAGADTTVTMAADNGQLQLNAFEPVIAHVLLQSISWLENGVRALRTHCVDGIAANTELLARQTAASVGLATALIPAIGYAAAAAVANEALRTGSSIIDIVTSRDLLSRADAHALIGSATLPVPAAVIAAGR
- a CDS encoding HAD hydrolase-like protein; the encoded protein is MILPDQIHSFLIDITCVLFDMDGTLLDSAPGVTSSAAEALTAVGAPVPPHNVLLKFVGPPMLESFRTVAALDEATARQALQHYRRAYADHGAEQSTVYEGIIHLLDQLDGAGIPMAVATSKVEDQAVRLAEHFDLGGYFVNICGASDELGRADKTEVIAELLHRLAAQGIDVSNPVMIGDREYDVTGAAAHGIASIFVTWGYGQPEESVGAAAIASSPEALLPMILNSSPNRNHAVRR
- a CDS encoding Lrp/AsnC family transcriptional regulator, which codes for MERASLDQIDQKIFAELSKNARISHAELATKVLLSRNAVRQRIDRMERHGHIQGYTVVAGASGQSPVSAFFMVYRKDRVRGADVISALRSIPEVILCDVVSGDFDLLLRVEARTLERIQEIWEQVAALPGVTNTVTALTLSSVIRRDAGGVGEPQ
- a CDS encoding IclR family transcriptional regulator: MEISSESSSMSQGLRIVRLVADREKWGRRLLGVSQLASELGMEQSRVSRLTRELCDLGLLERVDKGPFRTGSRFFTLASSLNSGWIREARAELVSLVAQFGLKGRVSVRDGCRVILLRSSTNQGLPGSFVKPGMVTPVWCTGSGRALLWDHSEEALETLLKDVNFIGVGGPSAAHAPSEVNELMERDRSRGFVVAAEEFEHGVHELAVPIRTPNGNILAAISVLGDSAKVRSKEKKIAKTLIDAAERLTAYAN
- a CDS encoding homoserine dehydrogenase — encoded protein: MTTYDIALIGFGGVNRTLAELIATRGEQLQTELGFGLRIVAITDLRLGSLLQPQGIELGMALNLGNGTETFADHGGSADTNNESVIRTSTAEIICEATFTNPLDGEPAVSHVQWALESGKSVCTTNKGPVALRGAELSALARQNGVHFEFEGAVMSGTPVIRLAKTMLEGLKLNGFEGILNGTSNYVLGRMEAGLTFEAAIKEAQGLGYAEADPAADIEGFDVQLKVLILANELLNAGIELKDVQRQGISSVTPADIQKAAVEGRRWKLVGSARKNPDGTVSAGVAPVALPLDHGLAGISAATNAVSFDTDLLGPVTVSGPGAGRIETAYALLSDIIAIHAAKTGVAANV
- a CDS encoding aldehyde dehydrogenase family protein, translated to MSESTLCPPQTTLPQFRMVTSPYDGGVVGTVALTEAGAGEVVLETARSGARKARSLSRNSRGKILDGAATDIEHRSEEFARTIVAESGKTIRQARKEVLRAVNTLRLSAAEARRNSGDVIPFDSYEGSEDRTGWYSREPLGIIAAITPFNDPLNLVAHKIGPAIAGGNAIILKPSALTPLSAQLLTDALVDAGLPSEVLTIVHGDREVAQSIIRSRDVRMVSFTGGFSTGESIARTAGLKKLSMDLGGNAPVIVMSDADLDAAVESCVSGAFWAAGQNCVGVQRILVAEAVYVEFRRRFLEATARLLSGDPSDERTDVGPMISQTALHELRTKLDEAIDAGAVLLAGNEVDGNVLYPTVLEDVPATSRLWMEEAFGPLVMLQAFQTFDEAIDIANAIEFSLHAGIFTNSLSQAMQAARRLEAGGVMINDSSDYRFDGMPFGGSKYGSMGREGVHFAYEEMTQPKVICIKD